Proteins from a single region of Dysosmobacter acutus:
- a CDS encoding TVP38/TMEM64 family protein — MEKREPLGKRFLRLVPMVVTIGLVIWVLGTDRDLTVEALLSHAPENQLLAALLLLLLYAVKSLSVLLPLALFEVAATLLFPLPAALAVNMAGVAVACSVPFFTARLSTGQSVERLIKKHPKLHALRDFRVGNDFIYSFLVRVVGLFSCDIVSMYMGASGLRYWPYVLGSVLGFAPQTICFTLMGDAIREPGSPQFLISLAVMATTTAAAVAAYGLWRRRRGAGP, encoded by the coding sequence TTGGAAAAGAGAGAGCCTCTTGGAAAGCGGTTTTTGCGGCTGGTTCCCATGGTGGTGACCATTGGGCTGGTGATCTGGGTGTTGGGGACCGACCGGGACCTCACCGTGGAGGCACTGCTGTCCCATGCGCCGGAAAACCAGCTGCTGGCGGCGCTGCTTCTCTTGCTGCTCTATGCCGTCAAAAGCCTGTCCGTGCTGCTGCCGCTGGCTCTTTTTGAAGTGGCGGCCACGCTGCTCTTTCCCCTTCCCGCCGCCCTGGCTGTCAACATGGCGGGGGTGGCGGTGGCCTGCTCGGTGCCCTTTTTCACCGCCCGGCTCTCCACGGGCCAGAGCGTGGAGCGCCTGATAAAAAAGCACCCGAAGCTCCATGCGCTCCGGGACTTCCGGGTGGGGAACGACTTTATTTACTCCTTTTTGGTCCGGGTTGTGGGCCTCTTCTCCTGTGACATCGTCAGCATGTACATGGGGGCCTCCGGCCTGCGCTATTGGCCCTATGTGCTGGGATCGGTATTGGGCTTCGCCCCTCAGACCATCTGCTTCACCCTGATGGGAGACGCCATAAGGGAGCCGGGGTCCCCTCAGTTCCTGATCTCCCTTGCGGTCATGGCCACCACCACGGCGGCGGCTGTGGCGGCCTATGGGCTGTGGAGGCGCCGCCGCGGCGCCGGGCCGTGA
- a CDS encoding PF20097 family protein, with protein sequence MNCPKCGKEMESGDLHTQKYPFWTQQELRMFRGPTDQVDLGPLEDDDTSMFTRDPFPTFSGAMLCRDCGLVTFPCKLIEKGKRRQQ encoded by the coding sequence ATGAACTGTCCCAAATGCGGGAAAGAGATGGAATCCGGCGACCTGCACACCCAAAAATATCCCTTCTGGACCCAGCAAGAGCTGCGCATGTTCCGCGGCCCCACCGACCAGGTGGACCTTGGGCCCCTGGAGGATGACGACACGTCGATGTTTACCCGTGATCCCTTCCCCACCTTTTCCGGCGCCATGCTCTGCCGGGACTGCGGACTGGTCACTTTTCCCTGCAAACTGATTGAAAAAGGCAAACGCCGCCAACAATAG
- a CDS encoding acyltransferase, with protein sequence MEKTLPVQRRSGAVDLIKTVAILDVLISHVAVPAFAADAVGTPAWLCALFWACVSHVSVSLFLMASGQLLLNPEKAITLKKLYTKNFPRLLAALLFWAVCYKVFSLLAYGQLTAPALIQSLKEVVLFRHEEHLYYLHIMLLVYAFLPITYLVAAHADRRQLSYLLGLWFLLGILYPTVKTFWPFTLLVGIPKQWLMNMTYASIGYTLLGRYLSAYHSGPDRRWPWALTALAGFLTAFCGSWAASSAAGKLDTHFFEGMGVGMCLIAVGVYGLCLSVRIPESAAAVLEYISKASFCVFLVHIFFLKTFAHFGLTALVGPAVVTVPMMALLLLGCGCLDYEVLRRIPLVNRWLI encoded by the coding sequence ATGGAGAAAACGCTTCCTGTGCAAAGGCGCAGCGGCGCGGTGGACCTTATTAAAACCGTGGCGATTTTGGACGTACTCATCAGCCATGTGGCGGTACCCGCCTTTGCGGCGGACGCGGTAGGTACGCCGGCCTGGCTGTGCGCCCTGTTCTGGGCCTGCGTCTCCCATGTGAGCGTTTCCCTGTTCCTCATGGCCAGCGGCCAGCTGCTGCTGAACCCGGAAAAGGCCATAACGCTGAAGAAGCTCTATACCAAGAACTTCCCCCGGCTGCTGGCGGCGCTGCTGTTCTGGGCCGTGTGCTACAAGGTCTTCTCCCTTCTGGCCTATGGACAGCTGACCGCCCCCGCGCTGATCCAGTCCCTGAAAGAGGTGGTGCTTTTCCGCCATGAGGAGCACCTCTACTACCTGCACATCATGCTGTTGGTGTATGCCTTTTTGCCCATCACCTATCTTGTGGCCGCCCACGCGGACAGGCGCCAGCTCTCCTATCTCCTGGGGCTGTGGTTTTTGCTGGGGATCCTATACCCCACGGTCAAGACCTTCTGGCCCTTCACCCTCCTGGTGGGCATTCCCAAGCAGTGGCTGATGAACATGACCTACGCCTCCATCGGCTACACGCTCCTGGGCCGCTATCTCTCGGCCTATCACAGCGGCCCCGACAGGCGGTGGCCCTGGGCACTGACGGCCCTGGCGGGCTTTCTGACCGCCTTCTGCGGCAGCTGGGCCGCGTCCTCTGCCGCCGGGAAGTTGGACACCCACTTTTTCGAGGGCATGGGCGTGGGGATGTGCCTCATCGCCGTGGGCGTCTACGGCCTGTGCCTGTCCGTTCGCATTCCGGAATCCGCGGCCGCTGTGCTGGAGTACATCTCCAAGGCCTCCTTCTGCGTATTTCTGGTCCACATCTTCTTCCTGAAGACCTTTGCCCACTTCGGCCTGACCGCGCTGGTGGGGCCCGCGGTCGTGACAGTCCCCATGATGGCTCTGCTGCTTCTGGGCTGCGGCTGCCTGGACTACGAGGTGCTCCGCCGCATCCCCCTGGTCAACCGCTGGCTGATCTGA
- a CDS encoding LysE/ArgO family amino acid transporter yields the protein MPVFFQGIAIGLAYVAPIGLQNLFIIDNALTITRRQAVEMVLAAIFLDATLSLSCFFGIGAVMERWPALQMVVLLVGSLMVIWIGVGLLRAKAEELGRQQTGLPFWKMVSKLLAVTWCNPQALIDGTMLLGAFRVTLPPDQSGFFIAGVLLSSAMWFSGITLIAQLFSSRITPRVMRGISIVCGAVILFNGVRLLKTFFLLF from the coding sequence ATGCCTGTATTTTTCCAGGGTATTGCCATCGGCCTTGCCTATGTGGCGCCCATCGGACTGCAAAACCTGTTTATCATCGACAACGCCCTCACCATCACCCGCCGGCAGGCTGTAGAGATGGTCCTGGCAGCCATTTTTCTGGACGCCACGCTGTCCCTTTCCTGCTTTTTCGGCATCGGCGCGGTGATGGAGCGCTGGCCCGCCCTGCAAATGGTGGTGCTGCTGGTGGGCAGCTTGATGGTGATATGGATTGGCGTGGGTCTGCTGCGCGCCAAGGCGGAGGAACTGGGCCGCCAGCAAACCGGCCTTCCCTTCTGGAAGATGGTTTCCAAGCTTCTGGCTGTGACCTGGTGCAACCCGCAGGCGCTCATTGACGGCACCATGCTGTTGGGCGCGTTCCGGGTGACGCTGCCGCCGGATCAAAGCGGCTTTTTCATCGCCGGCGTGCTGCTGTCCTCCGCCATGTGGTTTTCGGGCATCACCCTGATCGCCCAGCTGTTTTCCAGCCGCATCACCCCCAGGGTCATGCGGGGCATCAGCATCGTGTGCGGCGCGGTGATTTTATTCAACGGGGTCCGGCTGCTGAAAACCTTTTTCCTTCTCTTTTAA
- the lspA gene encoding signal peptidase II: MQSLLYIALAAAALAADQWVKHYVSVNLILGGSQPLIPGFVELRLVHNYGAAWSSFSGMRWLLVVVTSAIVAAVAYFAVRRIVRHPLGLTACALIVSGGLGNIIDRIRLGYVVDMFNFQFIHYPVFNVADICVVTGAILAAIYYLWFYETHDKQERPHGKDHV; the protein is encoded by the coding sequence ATGCAGTCTTTGCTCTATATTGCCCTGGCCGCAGCGGCGCTGGCCGCGGACCAATGGGTCAAGCACTATGTCAGCGTCAATTTGATTTTAGGTGGAAGTCAGCCCCTGATCCCCGGCTTTGTGGAACTGCGGCTGGTCCACAACTACGGCGCCGCCTGGTCCAGCTTTTCCGGCATGCGGTGGCTGCTTGTGGTAGTGACCAGCGCCATTGTGGCGGCGGTGGCTTATTTCGCGGTGCGGCGGATTGTCCGCCACCCCCTGGGGCTGACCGCCTGCGCCCTGATCGTCTCCGGAGGCCTTGGCAATATCATCGACCGGATACGGCTTGGATATGTGGTGGACATGTTCAACTTTCAGTTCATACACTATCCCGTGTTCAACGTGGCGGACATCTGCGTGGTCACGGGAGCCATCTTAGCGGCAATCTATTATCTTTGGTTCTATGAGACACACGACAAGCAGGAGCGGCCCCATGGCAAGGATCACGTTTGA
- the ileS gene encoding isoleucine--tRNA ligase, which produces MDYNKTINLPQTEFPMRAGLPKREPDMLRRWEESDLYNEMLKKNEGKPLFSLHDGPPFSNGDLHMGHALNKALKDFITRSYAMRGYYTPYIPGWDNHGMPIESAIIKKNKLNRKAMSVPEFRSACHDFAQHYIDVQMEGFKRMGVLADWEHPYKTMDPRFEAEEVKVFGEMFKKGYIYKGLKPVYWCPKDETALAEAEIEYQDDPCTTVYVKFPMHDDCGKLSAYDPKKLFFVIWTTTIWTLPGNLGIALHPEESYALVKAPGGEVYILAEALVEKVMKIGGVEGYEIVETHPGAFFENMLADHPFLPKTSRLLLADYVTMDSGTGCVHTAPGFGADDYETCRRYGMDMVVPVDDQGRHTDYAGKYAGMKTDESNAVILSDMKESGALFASEDIVHSYPHCWRCKGPIIFRATPQWFCSVDAFKDEAVAACDDVRWVPAWGKDRMISMIRERNDWCISRQRKWGLPIPVFYCPKCGKPICSDETIAAVADLFEREGSNAWFAKEAEEILPKGFTCPHCGADHGFTKEEDTLDGWFDSGSSHVAAMRKEQGFWPSTMYLEGLDQYRGWFQSALLTAVGALGKGAPFKECLTHGWTVDGEGKAMHKSLGNGMDPAEIFRDFGADLLRLWAASADYHADVRCSKEIFKQLSQNYLKFRNTARYCLGNLDGFDPNDLVAPKDMEELDRWAVSRLNGLVEAGLKAYDNYEFHVLTHLVNDFCVVDLSSFYLDIIKDRLYCEEKDGALRRSAQTALYLILDTMTRLMAPILSFTCDEIWQAMPHREGDDPRNVVLNEMNGVFTDYALSDKAMAKWDTVIRLRGDVNSVLEAARAQKKIGKALEAHVSLHAADSDAMSALAQVATLNLAELFIVSECTITSAEAASDSVVGQGANFPGLSVEVSEAAGEKCQRCWMHSLQVGEDPNHPGLCPRCAAVVRKLPQF; this is translated from the coding sequence ATGGACTACAACAAGACCATCAACCTGCCCCAGACCGAGTTCCCCATGCGGGCGGGCCTGCCCAAGCGGGAGCCGGACATGCTCAGGCGCTGGGAGGAGTCGGACCTTTACAACGAGATGCTGAAAAAGAACGAGGGAAAGCCCCTCTTCAGCCTCCACGACGGCCCGCCCTTCTCCAACGGCGATCTGCACATGGGCCACGCCCTGAACAAGGCGCTGAAGGACTTCATCACCCGCTCCTATGCCATGCGGGGCTACTACACCCCCTATATCCCCGGCTGGGACAACCACGGCATGCCCATTGAGTCCGCCATTATCAAGAAGAACAAGCTCAACCGCAAGGCCATGAGCGTGCCGGAGTTCCGCTCCGCCTGCCACGACTTTGCCCAGCACTATATCGACGTGCAGATGGAGGGCTTTAAGCGCATGGGCGTGCTGGCTGACTGGGAGCACCCCTACAAGACCATGGACCCCCGATTTGAGGCGGAGGAGGTCAAGGTCTTCGGCGAGATGTTCAAAAAGGGCTATATCTACAAGGGCCTCAAGCCCGTGTACTGGTGCCCCAAGGACGAGACGGCCCTGGCCGAGGCGGAGATCGAGTATCAGGACGACCCCTGTACCACCGTGTATGTGAAGTTCCCCATGCACGACGACTGCGGCAAGCTCAGCGCCTACGACCCCAAAAAGCTCTTTTTCGTGATCTGGACCACCACCATCTGGACGCTGCCCGGCAACCTGGGCATCGCGCTGCACCCGGAGGAGTCCTACGCCCTGGTCAAGGCCCCGGGCGGCGAGGTCTATATCCTGGCCGAGGCCCTGGTGGAGAAGGTCATGAAGATCGGCGGCGTAGAGGGCTATGAAATCGTGGAAACCCATCCCGGCGCCTTCTTTGAGAACATGTTAGCCGACCACCCCTTCCTGCCCAAGACCTCCCGGCTGCTGCTGGCGGACTATGTCACCATGGACTCCGGTACCGGCTGCGTCCACACCGCTCCGGGCTTCGGCGCCGACGACTACGAAACCTGCAGGCGCTACGGCATGGACATGGTGGTGCCTGTGGACGACCAGGGCCGCCACACCGACTACGCCGGCAAGTACGCCGGCATGAAGACCGACGAGTCCAACGCCGTCATCCTCAGCGACATGAAGGAGAGCGGCGCCCTCTTTGCAAGCGAGGACATCGTCCACTCCTACCCCCACTGCTGGCGCTGCAAGGGCCCCATCATCTTCCGGGCCACGCCCCAGTGGTTCTGCTCCGTGGATGCCTTTAAGGACGAGGCCGTGGCCGCCTGCGACGATGTGCGCTGGGTCCCCGCCTGGGGCAAGGATCGGATGATCTCCATGATCCGCGAGCGCAACGACTGGTGCATCAGCCGCCAGCGCAAGTGGGGCCTGCCCATCCCCGTGTTCTACTGCCCCAAGTGCGGCAAGCCCATCTGCAGCGATGAAACCATCGCCGCCGTGGCCGACCTCTTTGAGCGGGAGGGCTCCAACGCCTGGTTCGCCAAAGAAGCGGAGGAGATCCTGCCCAAGGGCTTTACCTGCCCGCACTGCGGCGCGGACCACGGCTTTACCAAGGAGGAGGACACCCTGGACGGCTGGTTTGACTCCGGCTCCTCCCACGTGGCCGCCATGCGCAAGGAGCAGGGCTTCTGGCCCTCCACCATGTACCTGGAGGGCCTGGACCAGTACCGGGGATGGTTCCAGTCCGCGCTGCTGACCGCCGTGGGCGCCCTGGGCAAGGGTGCGCCCTTCAAAGAGTGCCTGACCCACGGCTGGACCGTGGACGGCGAGGGCAAGGCCATGCACAAATCCTTGGGCAACGGCATGGACCCGGCGGAGATCTTCCGTGATTTCGGCGCGGACCTGCTGCGTCTCTGGGCCGCCAGCGCCGACTACCACGCCGACGTGCGCTGCTCCAAGGAGATTTTCAAGCAGCTGAGCCAGAACTACCTGAAGTTCCGCAACACCGCCCGTTACTGCCTGGGCAATCTGGACGGCTTTGACCCCAACGACCTGGTGGCCCCCAAGGATATGGAGGAGCTGGACCGCTGGGCGGTCAGCCGGCTCAACGGCCTGGTGGAGGCCGGGCTGAAGGCCTACGACAACTATGAGTTCCACGTGCTGACCCACCTGGTCAACGACTTCTGCGTGGTGGACCTCTCAAGCTTCTACCTGGACATCATCAAGGACCGCCTCTACTGCGAGGAGAAGGACGGCGCGCTGCGCCGCAGCGCCCAGACCGCCCTCTACCTGATCCTGGACACCATGACCCGCCTGATGGCCCCCATCCTCTCCTTTACCTGCGACGAGATCTGGCAGGCCATGCCCCACCGGGAGGGCGACGATCCGCGCAACGTGGTGCTCAATGAGATGAACGGCGTATTCACCGACTACGCCCTCAGCGACAAGGCCATGGCCAAGTGGGACACGGTGATCCGTCTGCGCGGCGACGTCAACTCGGTGCTGGAGGCCGCCCGGGCCCAGAAGAAGATCGGCAAAGCCCTGGAGGCCCACGTGTCCCTTCACGCCGCGGACAGCGACGCCATGAGCGCCCTGGCCCAGGTGGCCACGCTGAATCTGGCGGAGCTGTTCATTGTCTCCGAGTGCACCATCACCTCCGCCGAGGCGGCGTCAGACTCTGTAGTGGGCCAAGGCGCAAACTTCCCCGGACTGAGCGTGGAGGTCTCCGAGGCCGCGGGCGAGAAGTGCCAGCGCTGCTGGATGCACTCCCTCCAGGTGGGCGAGGACCCCAACCACCCGGGATTGTGCCCGCGCTGCGCCGCCGTGGTCCGCAAGCTGCCCCAATTTTAA